In the Octopus sinensis linkage group LG17, ASM634580v1, whole genome shotgun sequence genome, one interval contains:
- the LOC115220850 gene encoding dolichyl-diphosphooligosaccharide--protein glycosyltransferase subunit dad1, with protein sequence MPEKILNVLTKFWDEYIANTPKKLKIIDAYLVYVFLTGVMQFLYICVVGTFPFNSFLSGFISSVGSFILAVCLRLQVNPQNKSDFTSISPERAFADFTFANIILHLVVMNFIG encoded by the exons ATGccggaaaaaatattaaatgttctgACCAAATTTTGGGACGAATACATCGCAAACACGCCGAAGAAACTTAAGATTATAGATGCATATCTCGTCTATGTTTTCCTCACGGGCGTGATGCAGTTTTTGTACATTTGTGTGGTTGGCACCTTCCCGTTTAATTCATTCCTCTCCGGTTTTATATCAAGTGTAGGATCATTCATTCTCGCTG tgtGTCTTCGACTGCAGGTAAATCCTCAAAATAAATCAGATTTCACCAGTATCAGTCCTGAGAGAGCTTTTGCAGATTTTACATTTGCCAACATCATCCTTCATTTGGTAGTGATGAATTTTATTGGTTGA